The Erythrolamprus reginae isolate rEryReg1 chromosome 5, rEryReg1.hap1, whole genome shotgun sequence genome window below encodes:
- the LOC139168256 gene encoding cytochrome P450 2J5-like yields MSSGIVFAEGHIWKKQRQIGNASLRLLGEGKKRIENHVKEGAQQLVEIFANSKGQPFDPSLPLINTVSNVICAFSFGHQFALEDKSFQKLVEDLKTTIRGTGRVSHLLYEAFPSLMKRLPGPHQKSLVSAERILLFGRQEIERHKQYQSLYEPQDFIDYYLLQMEKSKVDPTSVYNEENLSVCLFELFIGGTETTHESLMWALLLLVNHPDIQEKVRKEIEDVFGASGSISYEDRHKLPYTQAVIHETLRAKFVLFTPVPRQSLRDVTMQGFHIPKGAIILNDLRSLLLDPEQWETPLEFNPNHFLDEDGNFWTREAFLPFGGGQRVCLGEKLTRIELFIILTSLLRTFHFQLSEGVEKLDERPIVSMTLTSRPYKICAVPHHTS; encoded by the exons ATGTCTTCAGGTATTGTGTTTGCAGAGGGCCACATCTGGAAGAAGCAGCGACAGATTGGCAATGCTTCTTTGCGGCTGCtgggagaagggaagaaaaggattgAGAATCACGTTAAAGAAGGAGCCCAGCAACTTGTAGAAATCTTCGCAAATTCAAAAG GGCAACCATTTGATCCTTCATTGCCATTGATCAATACAGTCTCCAATGTGATATGTGCTTTTAGCTTTGGGCATCAGTTTGCACTTGAAGATAAAAGCTTCCAGAAGTTGGTTGAAGACTTAAAAACCACTATAAGAGGGACAGGTCGTGTTTCTCATCTG CTTTATGAGGCATTCCCGTCGTTGATGAAACGACTTCCAGGACCTCACCAGAAGTCTTTGGTGTCTGCCGAGCGTATCCTTTTATTTGGAAGGCAGGAAATAGAAAGGCACAAGCAATACCAATCTCTGTATGAGCCACAGGATTTCATTGACTACTATCTACTGCAAATGGAAAAG AGCAAGGTTGACCCCACCTCTGTCTATAATGAAGAGAACCTGTCGGTCTGTCTGTTTGAATTGTTTATTGGTGGAACAGAAACAACCCATGAGAGCCTGATGTGGGCCCTGCTTCTCTTGGTAAACCATCCCGACATCCAAG AAAAAGTCCGCAAGGAGATTGAAGATGTCTTTGGTGCCTCAGGATCCATTTCCTATGAGGATCGGCACAAGCTGCCCTACACCCAGGCTGTGATACATGAGACCCTTCGAgcaaaatttgttttatttacacCAGTACCTAGACAAAGCCTAAGAGATGTGACGATGCAGGGTTTCCACATTCCAAag GGGGCCATTATTTTGAATGATCTACGCTCTCTTCTTCTGGATCCTGAACAATGGGAGACACCTTTGGAATTCAACCCAAATCACTTTTTAGACGAAGATGGGAATTTTTGGACTCGAGAAGCATTTTTGCCATTTGGCGGAG GGCAACGGGTTTGTTTAGGAGAAAAGTTGACAAGAATTGAGCTCTTCATCATCCTAACCAGCCTGCTGAGGACCTTCCATTTCCAGTTGTCCGAAGGAGTGGAAAAGCTTGATGAGAGACCTATAGTATCTATGACACTAACTTCACGTCCTTATAAAATCTGTGCTGTTCCACATCATACATCATAA